In Bradyrhizobium guangdongense, the sequence CCGCGTCCGACAGCAGCCAGTCGCGGAACGCCCCGACCGTCAGCGAAGCCACCGGCGCGAACGCCCTGGCGTCGTGGCTGTCGATGACGAGCCGGGTAACCTCGTCGGTCTCATAAGGAATGACGGCCTCGTTGAGGAATTGACCGAGGGAGATGTCCGCGAGGGCCATCCGCGCGGCGATCATCTGCTCGGCGCTCCCAGCGGCGAGCCCGGCCAGGCGGTCGCCGGAGCGCGGAGGCGTGGCCTTGGCCAGGAGGTCGCGCAGGTCGGAGAACGTGTAGGTCGTGGCGTCGATCGTGTGGCGGTAGACCAAAGGCCCCTCCTGAAATCCTCGGCCAGTGGCCGACCTCAATCGATCCTGAAGCCGGCGCTGAACTCAGGGAATACGCGCTCGGCCGCCGGTATGCACGCCGATGTTTGGCGCATCCGGCCGATCCTCGGGACCGACCTGCCGGGAACCACGTGGAATGACACCAAGCTTCTGAGATAGCTCGCATTTCCTGCGACGTCCGGCGTCCATCCCCGGCCCGCGCGTTAACGCTGCGTCCATCTTCATTCTGCATAATTTTCTCTCAATTTAATACGACCGCGCGCACCGGCCGCTCCTGGCCAATCGGGCCCGAACACCATGCAAATCGATCGATCTGGGAATTCTGCCAGCCTGGCAGGCCGTTTCACGCTGGCGAGCAAGCTCTACGCGATCTTCGCGCTTTTCGCCGTGCTCACCGCGGCGATCGCGATGCTGTCCGACTACAACAGCCGCCGCAGCGCCGAGCTGACCAGCGCGATCGAGACGGCGAATGCGGCCGCGCTGAACGTCGAGCGCGTCAACTCGCTCGTCTACGCGGTCGTGATGGAATCGCGCGGCGTCTACATGTCGACCGAGCCGAAGGTCGTGAAGAAGTTCGGCGACGGCCTGCTCAAATTCAACGCCCAGATTCTCGATGTCGTGAGAGGTTGGGAAAGCATCGTCAAGGCTGACGACGCCGAACAGTTCGCGACCTTCAAGAAGCGCATCGAGCAGTTCGTCGAGTTCCGCAAGGAGCTGGTTCGCCGCGGCGTCGAGATCAATGCGGCGGCGGGCCGCGAATGGGGCGACAACGACGCCAACCGCGCCGTGCGTTCTGCGTTGAACAAGGATCTCGAGGCGTTGTCCAAGGTCTATGCCGAGCGTGCCAAGCAGATCGCGCGCGAGACCGAGACCAACCGCACGCTGTCCTTCGTGCTGACCTGCCTCGGCGGCGTGGCGCTGGCTTTGGTCGTGATCGGCATCGTCATCATCGCCCGTTCGATCGCCCGGCCGCTTGCCGCCATCACGGCGACCATCAAGCAGGTCGCCGACGGCGCCGAGAACGTCGCTGTGCCGCACACCGAGCGCGCCGACGAGATCGGGGCGCTGGCCCGCGCCATCCAGATCTTCCAGGACGCGATGGGACGCAACCGCAACCTCGCCTCGCAGGTCTCGCAGGATTCGGCCGCACGCGAACAGCGCACGCGCCACATCGAGCAATCGGTCGAGGCGTTCCGCGAAGCGATCGGCGCGATCATGCGCGGCCTCAGTGACAATGCCAGCGTCATGCGCGAGACCGCGCAGACCATCACCCGCGTCACGGCGGATGCCAGCAACCGCGCCAGCACCGCGGCCAACGCGACGAAGCAGGCCTCGCACAACGTCACCGCGGTGGCGGGTGCGGCCGAGGAGCTGTCGGCATCCGTGGAAGAGATCGGACGCCAGGTGAGGCAGAGCGCGGGCGCAGTCGAGCAGACCGGCCAGCGCACCGAGAAATCGATCGCCGAGATCGAGAGTCTCGCGGCCGCGACGCAGCGCATCGACGGCGTGCTGACCCTCATTCAGGCGATCGCCGAGCAGACCAATCTGCTCGCGCTCAACGCCACCATCGAGGCGGCCCGCGCCGGCGACGCCGGCCGCGGCTTTGCCGTCGTCGCACACGAGGTGAAGGCGCTGGCGGGACAGACCGCCAAGGCGACCGCCGACATCAGCGAAAACGTCGCGATGATCCAGTCCTCGACCCGCAACGCTGTCGATGCCGTGCGCGAAATCGGCGGCGCGGTGCGCGAGATCAACGAAGTCACCACGGCCATTGCCGGCGCCGTCGGCCAGCAGGACGCCGCCACGCGCGAGATCTCCTCCAATGCGCAATCGGCCGCCCAGGGCAACGAGACGCTGGTGGCGAACATCACTTCGCTGCGCGATGCGATCGGCGAAACCGACACGGCCGCCGCCTCCGTGCTGACCGCCGCGAGCAGCGTGACCGCGACCGCGGAGACGCTGTCGCGCGAGGTCGAGAAGTTCTTCCAGAACCTGCGTTCGGACAGCCGTATGGCCAAGGCGGGATGACGGCGCGGCGTGCCTGCGCCAAGAGCGGCGGCCGGGGCCGGCCCTCCTTCTCCCTCACATCGTCAGCAGCGTCGTGATGGCGCGGCGCTGGTGCGTCCGGTTACCTTGACGAGCCGACAACCGAGGACGTCGCCCGAACTTCGCATTCGGACCACAAGCAGATGTTCATAGGCGCATCTCATGCCGGGAGATGTTACGCCGGAACGGCCGCACAAACATGGCGGCCAAGGGAACAGCGACCAGCGGCGCCGCCGATTTCGGCTGCGTCGAGGCTGCCAGTGGACTTGCAACGACCACCGCCGTCAGGCCTTTAGACGCGTGGATCGTCATCGCAGCCACAGACAGCCCCGCGATCACATCCACAAAGTAATGCCCCCCGACCAGCGGGGTCGCGACGAGCATTCCCCCATTCAGAATCAGCAGGGCGGGACGCAGCCACCAGATATTCCACAAGCTCCAGACGCTGACGAGCGCCATGGCAGCGTGAAAGCTCGGGAAGGTGAGGATGCCGCCGAGCTTGGTAAGGTTGAGAACTCGCAACGTGCCGTTGCGCAGCATCGGGATGTCTCGTGCCTGCCCTCCATATCCGTTCGCGTTGAATAGCTCGGTGTCGGAGGGCAGTCCGAATTCAAAATAGGTGCCGATCGCCGGAAGCAGGGAGGAGACGACAATCACCGCCCACAACGCCAATATTGATGCCATCACGAACTGCTGTAGACGGACATATTGCCCCGTCATCCCCAGTGCGACAGGGACGACGAAGCCCGGCACGAGGATCATCGCGTAAAACAATTTAGCGTAGATCAGGGATTTCGGGTGAGCCATCGCGAAATGGAAATATGCAGGCCAATCCAGGCCGAGCAATCGGTCAAGCTCGGCAAATCTCGCGTCCTGCAGTGGCATCCCGGCGCCCAAACCGATGTACGACAGCGGCGCCGCGCAGATCACGAAAAGACCCATCTGCGCAAACGCGAGCAGGGTAAACGCCGACCGCTCGCCCCAGCGCCGCCGCGTGAGCCACAACCCGGCAATCGCCAGTGCCGGCGCGGTGAGGACTTCCCTGCTCATCAAACCTTCCAGCGTGAAGGTCGTTGCGGCAAGCGCGATGCAGAGTGTCAGCGCATATCCGGCCACCAGACTCCAGTTGACCAGTCGTAACCTGTTCGCAATCCCCTGGTCGTGGCGACCGACCGAACGCCGCTCCTCCTTGACAGCACAACTTGCTCTCTCGAAGGGCGGGGCACCGAACATTCCAATTCCCATTCCAACGTACGTGCAATTTCGGGCGGCACTCCCGGAAGTTTAGTCGACGCACCGTCTGGTTGCACCTCTTCACTGGCGCCATCGTTACTATTGGTGAAAAGTTCGTTTCCTGATGTCGCGAAGGTCCTTCCGGTAATGGAACCTCGCTCACGAGCAGGAACAGGCGAGCCTCGAAGGCCTCGGCAACCGCGCATGATGCCACCGTGCAGTTGACCGACACGTCGGTTGGGCCGCGTGCATCAACATGGGCCTGCATCAGCCAAAAATAAAAGACCGTGCATGGGACGCATCGTCGAAACATCCAGAAGCAATTTGTTGACCAAACGAAATGATTGAGGCAGACCGCTATCGCAATTAGAAAGTGTACTCGCTAAGGTTGAATGATGGAATGACGCCCTTATCGGGCGTGGGAATGCTGGAATGCTGGAATGCCCGAAGAATTGTGGGATGCGCGATGGACGAGGTCCGCCGGCTCGATCGAAACTTGGGGACCTGTTACGGGCAAAGCCGCGATCGGACGGCTCGGGAGCCGCGCACCACACGCGCTGACGCAGCGTTGCTCCTGGCTGGTTGCCGGCCTTGCAACCGCCTTTGCAGCATCTTTGATGTCCACGCTCACTGTCGCAATCGATCGGGGCAGCGTCGAAACTTCAGTTCTCTCATTGCTGTTCCTGGTTGCGATCCATCTTGTTTACGGCAAGTGGTGTCCGGCCCCGGTGCTCTCCAACCTTGGCGGGGCGGTTGCCGTCCTCTTCGTCTCTATTGGAATGGCCGGCATCATCAGCCTTGTTGGCCTCAGGCACAACGCAGCGTTCATCGATGAAACGTTGGCGCGGGCCGATCAATACCTGGGGTTCGACACGCCTTCGATGATCGCGTGGTTCGCCGATCATCCGGTCTGCTCCGAGCTTCTCAAGCTGGCTTACGCGAGCTCCTTCGTTCAACTCTTCGGCCTCGTCGTTCTGCTTAGTCTGCTCCGCCGCTTCGACAAACTCTGGGAGCTCGTCTTCGTCTGCAGCTTTACCATCGTGGCATCGACGACGTTCTCGGTGTTCTGGCCCGCCATAGGCGCGTTCGCCCACTACGACTATGCAGCCGGGATCCTCGAGCGTCTGCCCATCGGTGCGGGACTCTATCACCTCCCAAAGCTTGAATATTTCCGGAACGCGGCATTGCCGGTCGTCTCCTTTGCGAACCTGCACGGAGTCGTGACCTTCCCCTCCTTCCACTGCTGTCTCGCCCTCATGACGGTCTTCGCCGCCACCGGAACGCGATGGTTGTTCTGGGCGTTGGTCGCCCTGAACGTCCTGGTCTTGGTCTCGGCTCTGCCGATCGGCGGTCACTACGTCATCGATCTGCCCGCAGGTGCGCTGCTGTGGCTGGCCGCCACCGCGGCTGCCGCGATGCTGAATAAACCGGAATCCGCGCGAGCATCGTCCGGTGATTTCCAATCCGTCTCGGCGCCAGCGTCAGGTGGCCGGCGCGCATTTCAAAACGAAAAGCCCCGGCGCGAAGGCCGAGGCTTGCGATCCAATCCGCGTACATCCGGCGAACCAATCGTCGAGACAGAGGTTAGCCACGAATCTTGTACAGATGATGACGGAATTCGGCGCCGACAAAATGACGCGGCGGCCTCGGAACCGGATCAACTGATCTCGGCTGGGCACTCCCTTTAGCCGCGCCGCTTTAGCGCGAGGCCGAGGCTGATCCAGCCCGCGCCCGCCATGATCAGATCGATGCCGAGGAAGAGGCCGAGGATGTACACGCTGTTGATCGGCCAGCGCGCGACGATCAAGAACCCGAGCAGCAGCGTGATGGCGCCCGACAGCGCCACCCACACCCACGGGCTCTCGCGCTTCATGCTGAAAGCGAGAAACAGCCTGACGGCGCCGGAGGCGATCAGCGATGCGCCGAGGAACAGCGTCAGCAAGACCGCCGCGAACAGCGGGTTGTCGAAGGTGAGAATGCCGGCGATGACATAGAGCGCGCCGAGCAATACCCAGATCATGAACTTGCCCCAGCTCTTCATCTGGAAGGCGCCGATGATCTCGGCGGCACCGGCGACGATCATCATCGCCCCGACCACGATCACACTCGCAACCGTCGCCATCACCACGCTGCCGAGCGCGACGAAGCCGGCGACGAGGTAGACGACGCCGAGGGCGACGATCCAGCCCCATTTCCCATGCAACGCTGCGATGCCGGAGCCGAGGCCGAGATGGGGAGAGGTATCCGAAGCAGATGTCATGACGCACCTCCTGCAGGTGATGCCCGAGCGCATCTCAGGTGATGCGGCGCCGGGACCCGGCAACCACAGCAGCCCGGCGGCCGCCTGCGTTGACGCAGATCAAGCGCGCGACCGCTCCATGGCCAGTTCGGCCTTGAGATTGTCGAGATCGCGATAAATTGAGGCGACCGCCAGGATCCGGCCGTCCTTGCGGTACTTCAGCAGACAATCCCGGTCTTTGATGCTGCCGTCGATGGCGATATCGTCAAAATTCTCGGCGTGGCCGACATAGTTGATCGGCACGTCGTAATGCTGGCTCCAGAAGAACGGCACGGCATCGAAGCGCTCGCGCTTGCCGAGCATGTTGCGCGCCGCGGTCTGGCCCTGTCGCTCCGCGACCACCCAGTGCTCGACGCGGATGGTTTGCCGCGAGTGCGGGTCGGGCCAGCGCGCGATGTCGCCGGCCGCGAAGATGCCGGCCACGCTGGTCTCCAGATATTCGCTGACGCTGACGCCGCGATCGGCCGCAAGCCCGGCCTGCTCGGCCAGCGCGAGGCGCGGCTTGACGCCGATGCCGACCACGACGAGGTCGGCATCGATGACGCCGCCGCTCTTCAGCGTCGCACGGGCGCCGTCGAGCTTTTCGACGGTGTCCTCGAGGTGAAAGACGACGCCGTTCTCCTCGTGCAGCGCGCGCACGAAATCGCCCATCTCGGGCCCGAGCACCTTCTGCATCGGCCGCTCTTCCGGCGCGACCACGTGCACTTCGAGCTTGCGCGCGCGCAGCGACGCCGCAACCTCGAGACCAATGAAACTCGCACCGATCACCAGCGCGCGCCGGGCGCTGCCGGCGGCCTTGATGACGGCGCGGCTGTCGGCGACGGAGCGCAAGGTATGGACATGCGGCTGGTCGGCGCCTGGTATCTGGAGTTTGACCGACTCTGCGCCGGTCGCGAGCAGCAGCCGGTCGAACGGCAGCTTGTCACCGTTGCCGAGCGTCACGCTGCGCGTCTTCGGATCGATCGCCGCGACGTTGGTGTTGAGCCGGAGGTCGATGCCCGCGTCCTTATAATAGTCCTGGCCCCGCAGCGGCAGCCAATCCTCCGGCGCGTTGCCGGCAAGATAGTCCTTGGAGAGATTTGGTCGGTCGACCGGCATCGCGCCGTCATTACTGAGCATGGTGATCGCGCCGGCAAATTCCTCGCGGCGAAGCGTCGCGGCCGCCGCGAAACCCGCCGCGCCGCCGCCGACGATGACGAACTTTTCGGGCGTCGGCGCGCTGCGATGTGCCATCGAGGGCTTTGGCGCCTCGCGCTTGCGCGCAACGGTAATCCTGTCGCCATCGTGCGTGACGTCCCACACCGCCAGCGCATTCAGCGCCGGCGGACGCGCCGCCTCGCCCGATCGCAAGGCGAAGCAGGCGTGATGCCAGGGGCAGCGGATGGTGTCGCCGACCACGAGACCCTCGGCGAGCGGACCGTGGTAATGACTGCACAGCGGCTCGATGGCAAAGATCTCGCTGCCGGCCTGCACCAGCAGAACATCCTCCTCGCCGACATGACCGAGCAGTTTGCCGTCCTTGAACTCGGCGAGCGCAACGCCTTTGGTCAGGTCCGGGCCGCTTGGCTTCTTCTCCTCGGTCATGGCAGCGTCTCCTTCGCTGGCGTGGATCAATCGTCCGAGTTGGCCAGCCCCAGCAATTCCTGGCGCGTCAGCGCATTGTCGCGGAACACGCCGAGCATGCGGCTGGTGACGAGATCGGTCCCCGGCTTGTGCGCGCCGCGCGTCGTCATGCAGTGATGCGTCGCCTTGATGATGACGCCGACGCCTTCCGGCTTGAGCACATCGTTGATCGTGTTGGCGATCTGCGCGGTCATCTTCTCCTGGATCTGAAGGCGCTTGGCGTAGACGTCGACGACACGGGCGAGCTTTGAGATACCAACCACGCGTCCTTGCGGGATATAGGCGACCCAGGCGCGTCCGACGATTGGCGCCATGTGGTGCTCGCAATGGCTTTCGAAGCGAACGCCGCGCAGGACGATCATCTCGTCGTAGCCTTCGATCTCCTCGAAGGTCTTTTGCAGGATTTCGGTCGGATCCTGCGCATAACCGGAGAAATATTCTTCGAAAGCACGCGCGACGCGATCCGGCGTGTCCCGCAAGCCGTCGCGCGCGGGATCGTCGCCGGCCCAGCGGATCATCGTGCGGATCGCCTGCTCGACCTCTGCCCTGTCAGGCCGCTCGCTCGGCGCCTGCGCGACCGCGACACGTTCCAGCCTGCGCGCTTGTGATTTCATCGAAAACCTCCCCTGCAACGGGCCGCACACGGAAGCGGCCCCACAGCTTGGACGGCGGCGACTGGAAAAGGTTCCCGGGATCAGGAAAAATCGGAGACTGGCCTCAGATCCTCATCGTGAGGCGCTGGATTCAGCCGCTTTCCGCACGTCGAGCACCGCCTGCGCCCATTCTGCCGGGCGCTCCTGCGGCAGATTGTGACCGGCGCCGGTGAACACGCGTCGCTCGAACAAGCCCTCGAACTTGCGCGCGTGATGGGCGGTGCCGGGATTGACGCCGTCGCTGTCGCCATCGATCGCGATCGTGGGAACGCGGACCGGAGGCTGTTGGGCCAGCTTGGCTTCGATCTCGGCATAGGCCGGATCGCCTTCGACCAGCGCGTAGCGGTGACGATAGGAATGGATCACGACATCGACGAAATCGGGATTGTCGAAGGACGCCGCACTTCTTTCGAACGTGGCATCGTCGAACTGCCATGCCGGCGACCACATCGCCCAGAGCTGACGGGCAAAACCGCGGCGGTTGCGCTCCAGCGCACGGCGGCCGCGCTCGTTGTGGAAGAGATACTGATACCAGAGCGCCGCCTCCTCCTGCGGCGACGCCGGCTCCATAGCGCGCGCAATGTTCTGGATATTGTAGGAATTGCCGGAGACGAGTCCGGTCACGCGGTCGGGATGAAGCACCGAGACCACGCAGGCCGCGCGGCCGCCCCAATCGTAGCCGCCGACGACGGCGCGCGCGATGCCGAGTGCGTCCATGAAGGCGAGGAGATCGGCGCCGAGCGCGGCCTGCTCGCCGGAGCGCAGCGTCGCCGGGGAGCGAAAACGCGTCGGCCCGTAGCCGCGCAGCCACGGCACCAGCACCCGCGCACCACCTTGCGCGATGAGAGGCGCGGCCTCGGCATAGGCGTTCACGTCGTAGGGAAAGCCGTGGCCCATGATGCAGGGCCAGCCGTCCGGCTCGCCGTATTCGCGATAGGCGATGTCGAGGACGTCGGTGCTGATGGTTTTTTGTTGCATGATTTTGCTGACGGAGTTGGAGGCCGCAGCCCGGATGGAGCGCAGCGCAATCCGGGCACGCAGCCATCCGCGAATCCCGGATTTCGCTGCGCTCCATCCGGGCTACTATAGGAGCGTTACTTCTGCGGTCCCGACAACGAGATGTCGCGCTCCGCACGGAAAACGTTGCTGTAGAGGTTGGCTATCCATTGCCGGCCGATCTCGGTCTTGTTGAGATAACCGATCTCGGTCTGGATGTGCGGTGCGACGCTGTTCCAATAGAATTGCGGATAGCGGTTGACGATGTCGGCGGGCGAATCGTAGCCGAGCTGGCGGTTGATGCCGACCTCCTCGAACTCGTAATAGAGCGCATTGGCCTTGCGCAGATAGTTGGGATCGCCGAGCTGGCCGATGAAGTCGGCGGCGCGCAGGATCGAGGCGTCCTCGTCATAATCCTGGCCTTCCCGGGCAGGAAAGCGTGTTCCCTCGATGGCGCGGGCAATGCGTTCCGGATCGAGCCCAGGAATATGCTGCAGCCGCCGCGTCACATAGAGTTTCGAGCGGTCGACGTGATACATCATCAGGCTCGCATCCGACGCGCCGCGCGGCAGCGAGATCTTGCTGTCGGCCGCATCGATCACGAAGCCGTCGGCGTCATCCTCCTCGAACAGGCCGCGAACATAGCCGATATCGTGGGCAAGGCACGCGATCAGGACGTGGACGTAGTCCCCGGCCGACAGATGCGTATGAAGGCTTCGGCCAGCGAGAATGGAATGACCGGCCAGCGTCACAAGCATCGTATGTTCGATGTTGTGGTAGAGCGCATCGCTGTTGCCGATACATTCCATTGCGGTGCGGGTCGCGCTCTCGACGATGCTTGCGGACGTTTCGTCGTACCGGCGGCGCATGAACGTTCCCAGCAACTTCTCCAGGGATTCTGCCGCTAGTCTCGGTAACGTGATCATGGATGCTGTCCCACGCCAACTCCCGACGTCTCAAACTTGCCCTCGACGCAGGCTCAGCATAGCGCAATCTGGGGCGGCTGGCCAAACTCGGGAACAAAAATACGTAAATATGTTGCCGTGCCGCCTCCGCAGCACCACGGCTGTGGCCACATTTCGATACACTCTCAGGTTGGGATACAATCCGGCCAATGGCCGACCGCAGGGGGATCGACGGGAGGCGTGAGCCGAACGTCCGTCGCTGTCAGACCAGGACCTCTGCACCGCATTGCGGACAGGCGCGTCAATTCCCTCGCGGATGCGATCGCGAATGACTCGCAACGACCTCCACCGTCACTCCACCAGCAGCACGTCCACGGCGACGCCGAGCTTCTGCTTCGGCGAGCCGACGATAATGCCGTCGATCGGCGAGACATCGGAGAAGTCGCGGCCGACCGCCAGCACGATGTGGTCGTTGGCGACCAGAAGGTCATTGGTCGGATCGAAATCGATCCAGCCGAGCTCCGCCCCGCACCACAGCGACACCCAGGCATGGGTTGCGTCCGCGCCCTGCAAGCGCGGCTGGCCCGGCGGCGGGATGGTGCGCAAGTAACCGCTGACATAGGCCGCCGGCAGGCCGAGCCCGCGCAGCCCTGCGATCATCACATGCGCAAAATCCTGACAGACGCCGTGCCGCTTGTCGAACACCTCGTTCAACGGCGTCGAGATCACCGTGGCCTTGGCGTCGTAGCGAAATTCGGTGCGGATGCGATGCATGAGATCGACCGCACCGGCGAGGATACCCGTATCAGGCGCAAAGCTCGAAGCCGCATAGGCACTGACGGGGCGCAGCACCGGCACCAGCGGGCTCGCGAAGACATAGCCGACCGGCGAAGAGGGCCCGAGGCTGGTTGCTTCGAACGCGACGTCGCGGATGCTCTCCCAGGACGGGCTGACGGCATCGCGCGCCGGCGGCTTCCGATCGACGGAGACGCGCGACCGGGAATCGATGCGCAAATTGCGATGCGCGGCGTCGATCACGACGCTCTCGGTCAGCGTGCCGAAGAAGTCGCGTCGGACGTGGCGCTCGGACGGACGCGGTCGGATCTCGACCTTGTGCGAGATCAGCTCCTGGCCATTGCCGTTCCTCGGCTCGAGCCGCAGCGTGCAACGGGCGAAGCTGACCGGGCTCTCATATTCGTAGGTCGTGACGTGCCTGATGTCGTAGATCACGCCAGCCCCGTCAGCTTTTCCGGTCGGCTCGCGTTGGGGCCGTGCGGGAAGTAGTGCAGCCCGATCGCTTCGGCGAGGCTCAGCAGATCCTGCTCCAGCGCAAACAGCGTCTTGACCTCGAGCTTCTCGGCTTCGGCGGTCGCCAGCATTGCCTGCACGGCCACGGCGAGCCGCTGCGGCTTTTCGATCAGCCCGTGCTCCTTCAGGCTCGGCAACGCCGCGATGTGCTCGTTCAAGGTCGCCACCTGGAATGCGACCGAGCGCGGATTGTAGGGATCGAGCACCGCGAGGTCCCGCACCGGCGCCAGGATCGGCGCCAGCAGATAGCGCGAGCGATAGGTGATCTGCGAATCCACCAGCGTCAGCAGGATATCGAGATCCTCGTCGCCGGCCTCGTCATAGGCAAATTGACGAGCAAAACGCGTGGTGTTGATGGCGCGCTCGGCGCGGCGACCGATATCGAGGAAGCGCCAGCCGGCGGCGCGGTTCATGTTCTCCTGCGCAAGGCCGGCAAAGCTCGCGAGCTCCTGCAGGGTCAGCTCGGCGGCGCTCAGCACGCTGTCGTCGTCCTCGACCTGGTAAGACAGGCGCTCGGCCATCTCGGTGATGACCTGCCAGGCGTCCGGCGAGAGCCGCTCGCGCAACGACGTCGCCGTGCGCAAGGCCGAGCGCACCAGCGACAGCGCCGAGCCGAAGCGCGCCTCGCTCTGCAGCGCTTCGGCAACGATGCGCGCCGGCGTCGCGCGCGAGGTTTGCGAGATCGCGCCCCAGGTCACCAGCAGGCGCTGGATCCGTTCGGCCGCCTGCAGCGAGGCCGCGGTACCCTTGTTGGGTCCGCTCGGCGAGCCCAGCGCGCGCACCAGCCGCAGCGTCGCTTCGGCGCGTTCGAGATAGCGGCCGAGCCAGAACAGATTGTCGGCGGCGCGGCTCGGCAGCACGCCGGCGATGCGGCGGATCCGCACCTTGTCGGTCGCCGGCAGCAGCGACGCGGTGGGAACCTTCTTGTCGGAAACCACCCAGACGTCGGCCGCGCGGGCGCCGTCGCCCATCGACACGGCGCGCGCGTCCGGCTGCTCCGCGATCCGGCAAAAACCGCCCGGCATGATGGCCCAGCCGTCCGGCGTCGCGGCCGCGAACACGCGCAGCACGAAGGGACGCGGCTTGAGCTGGCCCTGCTCCCACACCGGCATGGTTGAAAGCCGCACCACCTCCTGGCCGACATAATCCATGCCGCGCGCGCTAATGGCCTCGACCAGGCGCTGACGCCCGGCCGCATCGAGCTCGCTCGCCAGCACGGGGCCG encodes:
- a CDS encoding methyl-accepting chemotaxis protein, coding for MQIDRSGNSASLAGRFTLASKLYAIFALFAVLTAAIAMLSDYNSRRSAELTSAIETANAAALNVERVNSLVYAVVMESRGVYMSTEPKVVKKFGDGLLKFNAQILDVVRGWESIVKADDAEQFATFKKRIEQFVEFRKELVRRGVEINAAAGREWGDNDANRAVRSALNKDLEALSKVYAERAKQIARETETNRTLSFVLTCLGGVALALVVIGIVIIARSIARPLAAITATIKQVADGAENVAVPHTERADEIGALARAIQIFQDAMGRNRNLASQVSQDSAAREQRTRHIEQSVEAFREAIGAIMRGLSDNASVMRETAQTITRVTADASNRASTAANATKQASHNVTAVAGAAEELSASVEEIGRQVRQSAGAVEQTGQRTEKSIAEIESLAAATQRIDGVLTLIQAIAEQTNLLALNATIEAARAGDAGRGFAVVAHEVKALAGQTAKATADISENVAMIQSSTRNAVDAVREIGGAVREINEVTTAIAGAVGQQDAATREISSNAQSAAQGNETLVANITSLRDAIGETDTAAASVLTAASSVTATAETLSREVEKFFQNLRSDSRMAKAG
- a CDS encoding phosphatase PAP2 family protein; translated protein: MFGAPPFERASCAVKEERRSVGRHDQGIANRLRLVNWSLVAGYALTLCIALAATTFTLEGLMSREVLTAPALAIAGLWLTRRRWGERSAFTLLAFAQMGLFVICAAPLSYIGLGAGMPLQDARFAELDRLLGLDWPAYFHFAMAHPKSLIYAKLFYAMILVPGFVVPVALGMTGQYVRLQQFVMASILALWAVIVVSSLLPAIGTYFEFGLPSDTELFNANGYGGQARDIPMLRNGTLRVLNLTKLGGILTFPSFHAAMALVSVWSLWNIWWLRPALLILNGGMLVATPLVGGHYFVDVIAGLSVAAMTIHASKGLTAVVVASPLAASTQPKSAAPLVAVPLAAMFVRPFRRNISRHEMRL
- a CDS encoding phosphatase PAP2 family protein; translation: MPEELWDARWTRSAGSIETWGPVTGKAAIGRLGSRAPHALTQRCSWLVAGLATAFAASLMSTLTVAIDRGSVETSVLSLLFLVAIHLVYGKWCPAPVLSNLGGAVAVLFVSIGMAGIISLVGLRHNAAFIDETLARADQYLGFDTPSMIAWFADHPVCSELLKLAYASSFVQLFGLVVLLSLLRRFDKLWELVFVCSFTIVASTTFSVFWPAIGAFAHYDYAAGILERLPIGAGLYHLPKLEYFRNAALPVVSFANLHGVVTFPSFHCCLALMTVFAATGTRWLFWALVALNVLVLVSALPIGGHYVIDLPAGALLWLAATAAAAMLNKPESARASSGDFQSVSAPASGGRRAFQNEKPRREGRGLRSNPRTSGEPIVETEVSHESCTDDDGIRRRQNDAAASEPDQLISAGHSL
- a CDS encoding HdeD family acid-resistance protein → MTSASDTSPHLGLGSGIAALHGKWGWIVALGVVYLVAGFVALGSVVMATVASVIVVGAMMIVAGAAEIIGAFQMKSWGKFMIWVLLGALYVIAGILTFDNPLFAAVLLTLFLGASLIASGAVRLFLAFSMKRESPWVWVALSGAITLLLGFLIVARWPINSVYILGLFLGIDLIMAGAGWISLGLALKRRG
- a CDS encoding FAD-dependent oxidoreductase, encoding MTEEKKPSGPDLTKGVALAEFKDGKLLGHVGEEDVLLVQAGSEIFAIEPLCSHYHGPLAEGLVVGDTIRCPWHHACFALRSGEAARPPALNALAVWDVTHDGDRITVARKREAPKPSMAHRSAPTPEKFVIVGGGAAGFAAAATLRREEFAGAITMLSNDGAMPVDRPNLSKDYLAGNAPEDWLPLRGQDYYKDAGIDLRLNTNVAAIDPKTRSVTLGNGDKLPFDRLLLATGAESVKLQIPGADQPHVHTLRSVADSRAVIKAAGSARRALVIGASFIGLEVAASLRARKLEVHVVAPEERPMQKVLGPEMGDFVRALHEENGVVFHLEDTVEKLDGARATLKSGGVIDADLVVVGIGVKPRLALAEQAGLAADRGVSVSEYLETSVAGIFAAGDIARWPDPHSRQTIRVEHWVVAERQGQTAARNMLGKRERFDAVPFFWSQHYDVPINYVGHAENFDDIAIDGSIKDRDCLLKYRKDGRILAVASIYRDLDNLKAELAMERSRA
- the folE gene encoding GTP cyclohydrolase I FolE encodes the protein MKSQARRLERVAVAQAPSERPDRAEVEQAIRTMIRWAGDDPARDGLRDTPDRVARAFEEYFSGYAQDPTEILQKTFEEIEGYDEMIVLRGVRFESHCEHHMAPIVGRAWVAYIPQGRVVGISKLARVVDVYAKRLQIQEKMTAQIANTINDVLKPEGVGVIIKATHHCMTTRGAHKPGTDLVTSRMLGVFRDNALTRQELLGLANSDD
- a CDS encoding alpha/beta fold hydrolase, which gives rise to MQQKTISTDVLDIAYREYGEPDGWPCIMGHGFPYDVNAYAEAAPLIAQGGARVLVPWLRGYGPTRFRSPATLRSGEQAALGADLLAFMDALGIARAVVGGYDWGGRAACVVSVLHPDRVTGLVSGNSYNIQNIARAMEPASPQEEAALWYQYLFHNERGRRALERNRRGFARQLWAMWSPAWQFDDATFERSAASFDNPDFVDVVIHSYRHRYALVEGDPAYAEIEAKLAQQPPVRVPTIAIDGDSDGVNPGTAHHARKFEGLFERRVFTGAGHNLPQERPAEWAQAVLDVRKAAESSASR
- a CDS encoding metal-dependent phosphohydrolase, with product MITLPRLAAESLEKLLGTFMRRRYDETSASIVESATRTAMECIGNSDALYHNIEHTMLVTLAGHSILAGRSLHTHLSAGDYVHVLIACLAHDIGYVRGLFEEDDADGFVIDAADSKISLPRGASDASLMMYHVDRSKLYVTRRLQHIPGLDPERIARAIEGTRFPAREGQDYDEDASILRAADFIGQLGDPNYLRKANALYYEFEEVGINRQLGYDSPADIVNRYPQFYWNSVAPHIQTEIGYLNKTEIGRQWIANLYSNVFRAERDISLSGPQK